The Thunnus thynnus chromosome 22, fThuThy2.1, whole genome shotgun sequence genome includes a window with the following:
- the vgf gene encoding neurosecretory protein VGF — translation MIGSHDASSALILLVLLTGASSIPHLSDPSPIHTPGDNLQSAVPTGLVVSGERERRDEERQSIQKREAEEKEHEDELFKDVDPKTLAAVLLEALNHSQVERRRDGEYGMEKQMKPEMEEVKKEEAYREVRTMEGADRDRDGRQELELLMTAQGKEREREEADERKKAQEEEEKMTERVTSHTTSQTVQVQTQQQPTIPDGRGVDGLDGVPQQEPTSLEQGNEEEEQLSPEELKSLETMMKEFPRLNIATRREGDSKQTQRVSRGYSTYNDIIPINKGSNLAMSKKKMKWQEETQKALNFPTFRGGNFMEEFEDSNYAGGNAVQSQPPSQQEAMEDDEPEEEEEEDEEVLSPEEEEAQAKAEQEEMRRQAAEAQRAKMEEEKLADIASDMLLRYMVKQNNGNKKYSSSLSNAAEDKRSDEEQGVTEEDDIDPQTIDKLIEISSKLHLPADDVVDIISDVEKKKKKDVLPEMTSRWQRPLMPLSVSSSTNDFSVSQTNQISPPVAKQPSPAVNVLKTWFQEKSPTKSQDLWSKTTKPTNQNLWPKPQKALSVKQDPWLKSTKSVWTGYPPYPYTYPSYYQRKHYSDYYPIYVPTPPRPKLRYYVPRPALTLNNLLGNSVDDAYTFPPKRHYHSWVQPRLRKPPSGLHQKPYYTSYPLPLYLRTFQPLLIPRPHSPPRMPVIPPQQKQFYYSAPAPTATRNQDYYVAGKQPDSSNRDDLEKYIQQILMKQPEMLD, via the coding sequence ATGATTGGGTCCCACGATGCCTCAAGTGCCCTTATCCTTCTGGTCCTCCTGACAGGGGCTTCTTCAATCCCCCATCTGTCCGACCCCAGCCCTATCCACACCCCTGGAGATAACCTGCAAAGTGCTGTTCCTACTGGGCTGGTGGtgtcaggagagagggagagaagggatGAGGAAAGACAATCCATACagaaaagagaagcagaggaaaaagagcaTGAGGATGAGCTGTTTAAAGACGTGGATCCCAAAACACTTGCAGCAGTTTTACTGGAGGCACTGAATCACTCACAAGTAGAGAGAAGGAGGGACGGAGAGTATGGGATGGAAAAACAGATGAAGCCTGAGATGGAGGAGGTTAAAAAAGAGGAGGCATACAGAGAAGTGAGAACAATGGAGGGAGCAGACCGAGACAGAGATGGAAGACAGGAGTTAGAACTGCTGATGACTGCACAAGGGAAGGAGCGGGAAAGAGAGGAGGcagatgagaggaagaaagctcaggaagaagaggagaagatgaCAGAGAGGGTGACCAGTCACACTACAAGCCAGACAGTGCAGGtccaaacacaacagcagcctACTATTCCAGATGGAAGGGGGGTGGATGGGCTGGATGGTGTCCCCCAGCAGGAACCAACCAGCCTGGAACAAGGcaacgaggaggaggagcagctcAGCCCAGAGGAGCTGAAGAGCCTCGAGACCATGATGAAGGAGTTTCCTCGTTTGAACATTGCCACTCGGAGGGAGGGAGATTCAAAGCAAACTCAGAGAGTGAGCAGGGGTTACAGCACCTACAATGACATCATACCAATAAATAAAGGCAGCAACCTCGCCATGTCTAAGAAGAAAATGAAGTGGCAAGAAGAAACGCAGAAAGCTCTGAACTTCCCAACATTCAGGGGAGGCAATTTTATGGAAGAATTTGAGGACAGTAATTACGCTGGTGGTAATGCAGTACAGTCCCAGCCTCCGTCGCAGCAGGAGGCAATGGAAGATGATGaaccagaggaggaggaggaggaagatgaagaggtaTTGAgtccagaggaggaggaggctcaGGCAAAAGCAGAGCAGGAAGAGATGAGGAGGCAGGCAGCTGAGGCCCAGAGAGCCaaaatggaggaggagaagttGGCCGACATTGCCTCAGACATGCTGCTGCGCTACATGGTCAAACAGAACAACGGGAACAAGAAATACAGCTCATCTCTGTCCAATGCAGCAGAGGACAAGAGGTCTGATGAGGAACAGGGAGTGACAGAGGAGGACGATATCGATCCTCAGACTATTGACAAGCTGATCGAGATCTCAAGCAAGCTGCACCTCCCTGCAGATGATGTGGTGGACATCATCAGCGatgtggagaagaagaagaagaaagacgtGTTGCCTGAGATGACGTCACGTTGGCAGCGCCCCCTAATGCCCCTGTCTGTGTCATCATCGACCAATGACTTTTCAGTATCACAGACCAATCAAATCAGCCCCCCTGTCGCTAAGCAACCCTCACCAGCTGTCAATGTCCTCAAGACCTGGTTTCAGGAGAAGTCTCCAACAAAATCGCAGGATCTCTGGAGCAAAACTACAAAGCCTACAAATCAAAATCTTTGGCCAAAACCTCAGAAGGCCTTGTCAGTCAAGCAGGACCCCTGGCTCAAATCAACCAAGTCTGTTTGGACTGGTTACCCCCCTTACCCCTACACATACCCCTCCTACTACCAGAGGAAGCACTACTCAGACTATTACCCCATCTATGTCCCTACTCCTCCAAGACCGAAACTCCGCTATTATGTCCCCAGACCTGCTCTCACCCTCAACAATCTCCTGGGAAATTCAGTGGATGATGCGTACACTTTCCCTCCCAAACGCCATTACCATAGCTGGGTCCAACCTCGGCTGAGAAAACCCCCCTCAGGCCTCCACCAGAAGCCTTACTACACCAGCTACCCCCTCCCGCTGTACCTGCGGACATTTCAGCCATTACTCATCCCCAGACCTCACTCCCCTCCCAGAATGCCTGTAATCCCTCCTCAACAGAAGCAGTTTTATTACTCAGCCCCAGCACCCACAGCGACTAGGAACCAAGATTATTATGTGGCTGGAAAGCAGCCAGATAGCAGCAACCGTGATGATCTGGAGAAATACATTCAGCAGATACTCATGAAGCAACCAGAGATGTTGGACTGA